In the Sediminibacter sp. Hel_I_10 genome, one interval contains:
- a CDS encoding permease, whose product MTNFLKQWGEAAYTTTGFFWMALWAFILGYIISSMIQIFVTEKRMQKAMGENERKSVLLGTFFGFISSSCSFAALASAKSIFKKGASFLSSIAFLLASTNLVIELGIIISIFLGWQFVVGEYVGGILLIGICWILIKLINPKKLIEKARKNLESQEDDDADDGKDWKKQIQKEDSWARVAKKYKMEWQMVWKDVTVGFTIAGIVAAFVPDAFFETLFINSGQGNTDFSFLEILEHVLVGPIAAFLTFIGSMGNIPLAALLFGKGVSFAGVMAFVFSDLVVFPVLRINARYYGWKMSLFILFLLFTALIGASLALHYAFDLFSMLPDPSQVKIKDSDYFKVDYTFFLNLVFLSISGYLIYLGFFKKKDVNHQMSEMAPKSQLLESILKYAAFLCYIWLVGGLLVKFFVQ is encoded by the coding sequence ATGACTAATTTTTTAAAACAATGGGGCGAAGCAGCCTATACCACAACCGGGTTTTTCTGGATGGCATTGTGGGCGTTTATCTTGGGCTATATCATTAGTAGTATGATTCAAATATTTGTAACCGAAAAACGGATGCAAAAAGCCATGGGAGAAAATGAACGAAAAAGTGTTTTGCTAGGCACATTTTTCGGTTTTATAAGTAGCTCCTGTAGTTTTGCGGCTTTGGCATCTGCAAAATCTATCTTTAAGAAAGGAGCAAGTTTTTTGTCATCTATTGCTTTTCTATTAGCCTCTACAAATCTGGTCATAGAGTTGGGGATTATTATTTCCATCTTTTTGGGTTGGCAATTTGTGGTCGGTGAATATGTAGGCGGTATTTTATTGATAGGGATTTGTTGGATACTCATTAAGCTGATCAACCCTAAGAAATTAATAGAAAAAGCAAGAAAAAATCTTGAAAGCCAAGAAGATGATGATGCCGATGATGGGAAGGATTGGAAAAAGCAGATTCAAAAAGAAGACAGCTGGGCCCGTGTCGCTAAAAAATACAAGATGGAGTGGCAGATGGTCTGGAAAGACGTCACTGTCGGGTTTACTATAGCTGGTATTGTAGCGGCTTTTGTTCCAGATGCTTTTTTTGAAACCTTATTTATCAATAGTGGTCAAGGCAATACCGATTTTTCATTTCTCGAAATCTTAGAGCATGTACTTGTTGGGCCTATCGCTGCATTTTTAACGTTTATTGGCTCCATGGGTAATATTCCTTTAGCGGCACTTTTGTTTGGTAAAGGAGTCAGTTTTGCTGGAGTTATGGCATTTGTTTTTAGTGATTTGGTAGTCTTTCCGGTGTTACGGATCAATGCCCGATATTACGGTTGGAAAATGTCACTATTTATTTTATTCCTTTTATTTACAGCCTTAATAGGCGCTTCATTGGCTTTACATTATGCGTTTGATTTGTTCAGTATGTTGCCAGACCCATCTCAAGTGAAAATTAAGGATAGCGACTATTTTAAAGTAGATTATACCTTCTTTTTAAATCTGGTCTTTTTGTCCATTTCGGGATATCTTATTTATCTCGGTTTTTTCAAAAAGAAAGATGTCAATCATCAAATGAGTGAGATGGCGCCCAAAAGCCAGTTGCTGGAGAGCATTTTAAAATACGCAGCCTTTTTATGCTACATCTGGTTAGTAGGAGGTTTACTAGTAAAATTCTTTGTGCAATGA